One Chryseobacterium wanjuense genomic region harbors:
- a CDS encoding restriction endonuclease produces the protein MNKDLEKLAPSKQSAAKNLFAAFEILKQEGGQLLGKQVIDRIRDKNDLTDWEKEVYEKTGYIRWESILHFYTIDAIKAGYLRKNKGIWYLTEEGEKAISLGPAKILETASKLYRTWAADKKEGKYLNNNNSNDEPIELEENKTQSQKANLDLLEEQAIAGIKDFIRNKNAYEFQDMVAALLRAMGYHTPFISPKGKDGGLDIIAYNDPLGATTPRLKVQVKHRPDSSVPVDDIRSLTGLLNKDGDIGLFVTSGAFTSESERSARESHRHIKLLDINNFIELWQEFYNKMEDEDKNMLPLHPIYFLGSNE, from the coding sequence ATGAATAAGGATTTAGAAAAGCTAGCTCCTTCGAAACAATCTGCAGCTAAAAATCTGTTTGCTGCATTTGAAATTCTTAAACAAGAAGGAGGGCAGTTACTAGGTAAACAAGTAATTGATAGGATAAGAGATAAGAATGACCTTACTGATTGGGAAAAAGAAGTCTATGAGAAGACTGGATATATTCGTTGGGAATCAATTCTACACTTTTATACAATAGATGCAATAAAAGCAGGCTATTTAAGGAAAAATAAAGGTATTTGGTATTTAACAGAAGAAGGTGAAAAAGCAATTAGTTTAGGTCCTGCAAAAATATTAGAAACGGCTTCAAAACTTTATAGAACTTGGGCTGCTGACAAAAAAGAAGGTAAGTATTTAAATAATAACAATTCTAATGATGAGCCAATTGAACTGGAGGAAAATAAAACCCAGAGTCAAAAAGCTAATTTAGATTTACTGGAGGAACAAGCTATTGCTGGAATAAAAGATTTTATCAGAAATAAAAATGCCTACGAATTTCAAGATATGGTTGCAGCTCTTTTAAGAGCTATGGGCTATCATACACCATTTATTTCTCCAAAAGGGAAAGATGGAGGACTAGATATAATTGCATATAATGATCCACTTGGTGCAACAACTCCCAGACTAAAAGTGCAAGTAAAGCATAGACCGGATTCTTCAGTTCCTGTTGATGATATAAGAAGTTTAACGGGCTTATTAAATAAAGATGGAGACATTGGATTATTTGTGACGTCAGGAGCTTTTACATCAGAATCCGAACGTTCAGCGAGAGAAAGTCATAGACATATAAAACTATTGGATATAAATAATTTTATTGAATTATGGCAAGAGTTTTATAATAAAATGGAAGATGAAGACAAAAATATGTTGCCATTACATCCAATTTATTTTTTAGGAAGTAATGAATAA
- a CDS encoding winged helix-turn-helix transcriptional regulator: MKKNELMQYSCPLGKAMSALGSKWKPIIVLVIKDRKLRFGELAVRIHVISRKVLTDQLREMEADGLVIREEFKEIPPRVEYSLTEKGLALLPILYLLEEWETKYHVYDPDKVKECGVNSKKIKKTVV; the protein is encoded by the coding sequence ATGAAAAAGAACGAATTAATGCAATACAGCTGTCCTCTCGGCAAAGCAATGTCTGCCTTGGGAAGCAAATGGAAGCCTATCATTGTATTGGTCATCAAAGACCGGAAATTACGTTTTGGAGAACTCGCAGTGCGCATTCATGTGATTTCCAGAAAAGTATTGACCGACCAATTGCGAGAAATGGAAGCCGATGGATTAGTGATTCGTGAAGAGTTTAAAGAAATCCCTCCAAGAGTTGAATATTCGCTAACGGAAAAAGGATTGGCGTTGTTGCCGATTTTATATTTGTTGGAAGAATGGGAAACGAAGTATCATGTGTATGACCCGGATAAAGTGAAAGAATGTGGTGTTAATAGTAAGAAAATAAAAAAGACTGTTGTTTGA
- a CDS encoding NADH:flavin oxidoreductase: MSTESLFKPFQYKNLQLKNRIVMAPMTRAQSDNGVPTQQIAEYYARRAASEVGLILSEGTVINRPASKNMQNIPDFYGNEALNGWKNVIDAVHENGGKMGPQIWHVGDTRNSPDYPLEDMEKASTMTLEDIKDTIAQFAASAKAAKDLGFDVVEIHGAHGYLIDQFFWEVTNTRTDEYGGKNIKERSRFAVDVVKAIRAAVGEDFTIIIRLSQWKQQDYSSKLANTPEEMEDWLLPLKEAGVDIFHCSQRRFWEPEFEGSDLNFAGWAKKITGQPTITVGSVGLKGDVMGAFAGQGTEKEDLAELTRRLERGDFDLVAVGRALLQDPEWAKKIKEQNIEAISDFKAESLGVLY, from the coding sequence ATGAGTACAGAATCATTATTTAAACCTTTTCAATACAAGAATTTACAGCTTAAAAATAGAATTGTAATGGCTCCGATGACGAGAGCACAATCTGATAATGGAGTTCCGACTCAGCAAATTGCTGAGTATTATGCAAGAAGAGCTGCTTCAGAAGTAGGTTTGATCCTTTCTGAAGGAACTGTGATCAATAGACCGGCATCAAAAAATATGCAGAATATTCCCGATTTCTATGGAAATGAAGCCTTAAATGGGTGGAAAAACGTAATCGATGCCGTTCATGAAAACGGAGGAAAAATGGGGCCTCAAATCTGGCATGTTGGCGACACGAGAAATTCTCCGGATTATCCTTTGGAGGATATGGAAAAAGCTTCTACAATGACGTTGGAAGATATCAAGGATACGATTGCCCAGTTTGCCGCTTCGGCGAAAGCAGCAAAAGATCTTGGGTTTGATGTAGTGGAAATTCACGGAGCGCACGGCTATCTGATCGACCAGTTTTTCTGGGAAGTGACCAATACAAGAACAGATGAATATGGTGGTAAAAATATCAAAGAAAGAAGCCGTTTTGCGGTGGATGTTGTAAAAGCCATCAGAGCTGCAGTAGGAGAGGATTTCACGATTATTATCCGTCTTTCCCAATGGAAACAGCAGGATTATTCATCGAAATTAGCGAATACTCCTGAAGAAATGGAAGATTGGTTATTACCATTAAAAGAAGCCGGAGTTGATATTTTCCATTGTTCACAACGTCGTTTCTGGGAACCGGAGTTTGAAGGTTCTGATCTTAATTTTGCAGGTTGGGCTAAAAAAATTACGGGGCAACCGACAATTACGGTAGGATCAGTTGGTTTAAAGGGTGATGTGATGGGCGCTTTTGCGGGACAAGGAACTGAAAAAGAAGATTTGGCAGAACTTACCCGCAGATTGGAAAGAGGAGATTTTGATCTGGTTGCAGTCGGAAGAGCTTTGCTACAGGATCCGGAATGGGCAAAGAAAATCAAAGAACAAAATATAGAAGCGATTTCAGATTTTAAAGCGGAAAGCTTAGGCGTATTATATTAA
- a CDS encoding C1 family peptidase: MKNTKIVSLLFVLSAGSMMFAQDDLINKLKNNQSQNANFQFTTLKDVGATSVKNQGSSGTCWSYSGNSFLESEMQRMGKKPVDLAEIYTARNSYHDKAKLYVLNNGAINWGDGGELHDVINMYKKYGAVPQDAYTGLKQGQTINNFSEMQGKLKPVLDSLVQASQKGKLTDNWMSAVDAILDQYLGKVPANFTYEGKNYTPQTFAKEVVGINPEDYVEISSYKDYPYYQKFVVPIPDNWSHDSDWNVPMKDLTAIIDNAVNKGYSVGWATDVSEPYFSYKNGVAYVPDMDLDQITAENKGTLFTEPKKDKAITEDMRQKALNNLSTTDDHGMHIVGLAKDQTGKEYYMVKNSWGVTNDFEGYLYATKPYIEYKSTAILVHKDALPKSIKKQLKPTKNIGL, encoded by the coding sequence ATGAAAAATACCAAAATTGTGTCATTACTTTTTGTTTTGTCTGCAGGAAGTATGATGTTTGCTCAGGATGACTTAATCAATAAGTTAAAAAACAATCAATCTCAAAATGCTAATTTCCAGTTCACAACGTTGAAAGACGTGGGGGCAACTTCAGTAAAAAATCAAGGTTCTTCGGGAACTTGCTGGAGTTATTCGGGGAACTCTTTCCTTGAATCTGAAATGCAGAGAATGGGTAAAAAACCTGTTGATTTGGCAGAAATCTATACTGCAAGGAATTCTTATCACGATAAAGCAAAACTATACGTCCTGAACAACGGCGCGATCAACTGGGGAGACGGAGGTGAACTGCACGATGTAATCAACATGTACAAAAAATACGGAGCTGTTCCTCAGGATGCTTATACAGGGCTAAAACAAGGACAAACCATCAACAATTTCTCAGAAATGCAGGGTAAACTGAAGCCGGTTTTAGACAGCCTGGTTCAGGCTTCCCAAAAAGGAAAACTGACGGATAACTGGATGTCTGCAGTGGATGCAATTTTAGACCAGTATTTAGGAAAAGTTCCTGCCAATTTTACATATGAAGGAAAAAATTACACTCCGCAAACCTTTGCGAAGGAGGTTGTAGGGATTAATCCTGAAGATTATGTAGAAATTTCTTCTTATAAAGATTATCCATATTATCAGAAATTCGTAGTTCCGATTCCTGATAACTGGAGCCACGATTCTGACTGGAATGTTCCGATGAAAGATCTAACGGCAATTATCGATAATGCTGTAAACAAAGGATATTCCGTAGGTTGGGCAACAGATGTTTCCGAGCCGTACTTCTCATATAAAAATGGAGTTGCTTATGTTCCGGACATGGATTTAGACCAAATTACGGCAGAAAACAAAGGAACATTATTCACAGAGCCTAAAAAAGACAAAGCCATCACGGAAGATATGCGTCAGAAAGCACTGAACAACCTTTCTACAACGGATGATCACGGTATGCATATCGTAGGATTGGCAAAAGATCAAACCGGAAAAGAATACTATATGGTGAAAAATTCCTGGGGTGTGACCAATGATTTCGAAGGATATCTGTACGCGACAAAGCCCTATATAGAATACAAATCGACTGCGATTTTGGTTCATAAAGATGCGCTTCCAAAAAGCATTAAAAAACAATTAAAACCAACTAAAAATATTGGTTTGTAA
- a CDS encoding RNA polymerase sigma factor, with protein sequence MEHQLLIECQRNDRNAQRKVYEKMAGKLYSVCKGYLKNDEDIEEVLADTFYKIFTKINQLQNHDIFEAWARKIAVNECLQKLRANKALHISLEENHMAASDSALENISFEKDILSLLNFLPEGCRAIFNLFAIEGYPHKEIAVMLSISEGTSKSQLNFARKKLQELLVNQNI encoded by the coding sequence ATGGAACATCAATTACTGATAGAATGTCAACGGAACGACCGCAATGCACAGCGGAAGGTTTACGAAAAAATGGCGGGTAAGCTTTACTCTGTCTGCAAAGGCTATTTGAAAAATGATGAAGATATTGAAGAAGTGTTGGCAGATACATTTTATAAAATTTTTACGAAGATCAATCAGCTCCAAAATCATGATATTTTTGAAGCCTGGGCCAGAAAAATTGCGGTGAATGAGTGTCTGCAAAAACTGAGAGCCAATAAAGCCCTGCATATTTCTCTGGAAGAAAATCATATGGCTGCTTCAGATTCTGCGTTGGAAAATATCTCTTTTGAAAAAGATATTCTGAGCCTGCTGAACTTCCTTCCCGAAGGATGCAGAGCAATTTTTAATCTTTTTGCCATTGAAGGTTATCCTCACAAGGAAATTGCGGTCATGCTTTCCATCAGTGAAGGAACATCGAAATCCCAACTCAATTTTGCCAGAAAAAAACTTCAGGAATTGCTGGTTAATCAAAACATTTAA
- a CDS encoding TonB-dependent receptor plug domain-containing protein, whose product MENNHNIDKTFNEASKTLEEPATFPGFEKVWNTIEEKLDKKQEKKKIFPIWLPYGIAASLLIASGVFYFNNQKENTEIAKPAIAETVVESKMPATATSGNILKIDSTVKANIQSESLPAAPAKIASHTFPKMVTSPVVVAPVQPSYDDVSDAVYDKISDTLQSKNLEEVRIAMGLKKDKVSMINAERLASSEKKKISDLNAIADTAELIEPIDVFDLKQQAREPEILAYNKKYKKSQKPVAATSAFGEKIGRNSYLNSIQGATPGVNVSSISGKPGSGKVDILISCQNSAKPEMNPLVVIDGQVSDMETLKKLDPKKIENISVIKKEKAAGLFSGKAQNGLLVVITKDISKKEKRKLKKLLKKELPQK is encoded by the coding sequence ATGGAAAATAATCATAATATAGATAAAACGTTCAACGAGGCTTCTAAGACTTTGGAAGAGCCTGCGACTTTTCCGGGTTTTGAAAAAGTTTGGAATACAATTGAAGAAAAATTAGATAAAAAACAGGAAAAGAAAAAAATATTTCCGATCTGGCTTCCTTATGGGATTGCTGCAAGTTTGCTGATTGCTTCGGGAGTTTTTTACTTTAATAATCAAAAAGAAAATACTGAGATTGCAAAACCTGCGATTGCAGAAACTGTTGTAGAATCTAAAATGCCTGCTACTGCTACTTCTGGAAATATCCTGAAAATTGACAGTACAGTGAAAGCTAATATCCAAAGTGAAAGTTTGCCTGCTGCACCGGCGAAAATTGCTTCTCATACTTTTCCAAAAATGGTTACTTCTCCGGTTGTTGTGGCTCCGGTACAGCCTTCTTATGATGATGTATCAGACGCTGTTTATGACAAAATTTCAGATACTTTGCAAAGTAAAAACCTTGAAGAAGTAAGGATTGCAATGGGCTTAAAAAAGGATAAAGTTTCTATGATAAACGCTGAGCGTCTGGCTTCTTCGGAAAAAAAGAAAATCTCTGACCTGAATGCCATCGCTGATACCGCTGAATTGATTGAACCGATTGATGTTTTCGACCTGAAACAGCAAGCTCGCGAACCTGAAATTCTTGCGTACAACAAAAAGTACAAAAAAAGTCAAAAACCTGTAGCTGCGACATCCGCTTTTGGAGAAAAAATCGGGAGGAATAGTTACCTTAATTCAATTCAAGGTGCGACTCCGGGAGTAAATGTCAGCTCGATTTCAGGAAAACCCGGCTCAGGAAAAGTAGATATTCTGATCAGTTGTCAAAACTCTGCAAAACCCGAAATGAATCCTCTGGTTGTTATCGACGGACAAGTTTCTGATATGGAAACGCTGAAAAAATTAGATCCAAAGAAAATTGAAAATATTTCAGTCATTAAAAAAGAAAAAGCTGCAGGTCTCTTTTCAGGGAAAGCCCAAAACGGACTTCTTGTAGTGATCACCAAAGATATTTCCAAAAAAGAAAAAAGAAAACTGAAAAAACTTCTTAAAAAAGAATTACCCCAAAAATAA
- a CDS encoding vWA domain-containing protein, with product MRKTCITITALVFLAGCKTKNVSEASNESKPLSIKKDKDQDGIPNKLDQCPEIAGSIENNGCPWPETDGDGVIDKDDACPTVAGPAENNGCPWPDTDGDGILDKDDACPTVPGLPEYNGCPKPKSVTAMEVESSFSVGDYSYQSRGKVYNNRIRTQKTGKKVIKKQRDYSNEEYDALVENPFELAQNQPVSTFSIDVDNASYSNVRRMIDYGSVDKNAVRIEEMINYFKYNYPQPKNNQPFSINTELSSAPWNPDHQLLKIGLKGKDIPMDNLPTSNIVFLIDVSGSMNEENKLPLLKSSFKILLEQLRPQDKVAMVVYAGSAGVVLPPTSAAEKGKIIEALGRLQAGGSTAGGAGIELAYKLAEENFVKNGNNRVILATDGDFNVGVSSKASLEELIEEKRKSGVFLTCLGYGMGNYKDNKMETLADKGNGNYAYIDDLKEANKFLGREFAGSIYTIAKDVKIQIEFNPKYVKSYRLIGYENRKLRNEDFTNDKIDAGELGSGHTVTALYEVIPVNASSEFLPKQSKLKYSSTSKTQKFGDELATIKFRYKKPAGMKSSEMIQIVKNSAVSKAKASRDFKFASSVAWFGLVLRNSKLIKKKNLTDIENLAKQNVGNDSEGYRAGFVKMIQDYKNIK from the coding sequence ATGAGAAAAACATGCATAACAATAACTGCCCTGGTATTTCTGGCAGGCTGTAAAACTAAAAATGTTTCAGAAGCTTCGAATGAATCGAAACCTTTAAGTATTAAAAAAGATAAAGATCAGGACGGAATTCCCAACAAGCTCGATCAATGCCCTGAAATAGCAGGTTCGATTGAAAATAATGGCTGCCCATGGCCCGAAACAGATGGCGACGGTGTGATTGATAAAGATGATGCGTGTCCTACCGTTGCTGGCCCTGCTGAAAACAACGGCTGTCCGTGGCCGGATACAGATGGTGACGGAATTTTGGATAAGGACGATGCTTGTCCTACCGTTCCCGGGTTACCGGAGTACAATGGCTGTCCAAAACCTAAAAGCGTGACGGCAATGGAAGTTGAGTCTTCCTTTTCAGTAGGAGATTATTCATACCAATCTCGAGGAAAGGTGTATAATAATCGTATCAGAACCCAAAAAACAGGAAAAAAAGTAATTAAAAAACAAAGAGATTACAGCAATGAGGAATACGATGCTTTGGTAGAAAATCCTTTCGAACTGGCACAAAACCAACCGGTTTCTACTTTTTCAATTGATGTGGATAATGCTTCTTATTCTAATGTCAGAAGAATGATAGATTATGGGAGTGTCGACAAAAATGCTGTGAGAATAGAGGAAATGATTAATTATTTTAAATATAATTATCCTCAGCCTAAAAATAATCAGCCGTTTTCGATTAATACAGAATTAAGTTCCGCGCCGTGGAATCCTGATCATCAGTTGTTGAAAATCGGTTTGAAGGGAAAAGATATCCCGATGGACAATCTTCCGACTTCGAATATTGTTTTTCTGATCGATGTTTCAGGGTCTATGAATGAAGAGAATAAGTTGCCGCTGCTGAAATCTTCCTTTAAAATTTTACTGGAACAGCTGAGACCACAGGATAAAGTAGCGATGGTTGTGTATGCAGGAAGTGCAGGAGTGGTTTTACCGCCAACTTCCGCTGCAGAAAAAGGTAAAATCATTGAAGCTTTAGGCAGACTACAGGCAGGAGGAAGTACGGCAGGAGGAGCGGGAATCGAACTGGCGTATAAACTGGCAGAAGAAAATTTTGTAAAAAATGGGAATAATCGCGTGATTCTGGCTACAGACGGAGATTTCAATGTTGGGGTATCTTCTAAAGCTAGTCTGGAAGAATTAATTGAAGAAAAAAGAAAATCCGGTGTTTTTCTAACGTGTCTTGGCTACGGAATGGGCAATTACAAAGACAACAAAATGGAAACCTTAGCAGACAAAGGAAACGGAAATTATGCCTATATCGATGACTTGAAGGAAGCCAATAAATTTTTGGGAAGAGAGTTTGCAGGAAGTATTTACACCATCGCCAAAGACGTGAAAATCCAAATTGAGTTTAATCCAAAATATGTAAAATCCTACCGATTGATTGGATATGAAAACCGGAAGTTGCGAAATGAAGACTTTACCAATGATAAAATAGATGCCGGAGAATTGGGAAGCGGACACACGGTAACTGCTTTGTATGAAGTGATTCCAGTAAACGCCTCTTCAGAATTTTTGCCAAAACAAAGCAAGCTGAAGTACAGTTCGACATCAAAAACACAAAAGTTCGGAGATGAATTGGCGACCATTAAATTCAGGTATAAAAAACCGGCGGGAATGAAGAGTTCAGAGATGATTCAGATTGTTAAAAATTCTGCTGTTTCCAAAGCAAAGGCAAGCCGGGATTTCAAATTTGCTTCTTCGGTGGCTTGGTTTGGGCTGGTGTTGAGAAATTCAAAATTAATTAAAAAGAAAAATCTCACAGACATCGAAAATCTTGCAAAACAGAATGTAGGAAACGATTCTGAAGGTTACAGGGCAGGATTTGTCAAAATGATTCAGGATTATAAAAATATTAAATAG
- a CDS encoding GbsR/MarR family transcriptional regulator, which produces MQLSEAKEKYIQTWGTFATNWGINRTMAQVHALLLASGKPLSTDEVMEQLEISRGNANMNLRALMDWGIVKKEFVKGERKEYFVAEKDVWFLFKQITKERRKREIEPVISFLEELKNIEDNDSEEAKEFIKLMDDFSSVTGKINNIMDLAIKSDDHWLVGKITNLLK; this is translated from the coding sequence ATGCAACTTTCAGAAGCTAAAGAAAAATACATTCAGACCTGGGGAACATTTGCTACCAATTGGGGGATCAACCGTACGATGGCGCAGGTTCACGCTCTGCTTTTGGCTAGTGGCAAACCGCTTTCTACTGATGAAGTGATGGAACAGCTCGAGATCTCGAGAGGAAATGCCAATATGAACCTGAGAGCTTTGATGGATTGGGGAATTGTAAAAAAGGAGTTTGTAAAGGGAGAAAGAAAGGAATATTTTGTGGCAGAAAAAGACGTTTGGTTTTTATTCAAACAAATTACGAAAGAACGCAGAAAAAGAGAAATCGAACCCGTAATCTCCTTTTTAGAAGAACTGAAAAACATTGAAGATAATGATTCTGAAGAGGCTAAAGAATTCATCAAATTAATGGATGATTTCAGCTCCGTAACAGGGAAGATCAACAATATCATGGATCTGGCGATAAAAAGCGATGATCACTGGCTGGTCGGCAAGATTACGAATTTATTGAAATAG
- a CDS encoding fatty acid desaturase family protein, whose protein sequence is MNHLELIKKVEWKDLKSLSIKEMLIENNISLPWLIISLFLAYKNYYWAALPFSGFYFLTALRQVHNGFHNSLGTGKFLTWLSLYLNSMSMMTSIHAVKFNHIRHHKFCLSEEDYEGKSASMKWYEAILYGPKHMFLIHWITFKKANKNYRKNMILELISISVFVMIVFYFRINFLLYHIAVMFFGEFLMAFFAVWTVHHDTHENPNIARTQRGFWKNKLTFSMFYHMEHHLFPAVPTIKLPKLAERIDQVLPELNKRQTF, encoded by the coding sequence ATGAATCACCTTGAACTTATCAAAAAAGTAGAATGGAAAGATCTGAAATCTCTTTCTATCAAAGAAATGTTGATTGAAAATAACATTAGTCTGCCTTGGTTAATTATTTCCTTATTTTTAGCTTACAAAAATTATTATTGGGCGGCACTTCCGTTTTCGGGATTTTATTTTCTAACGGCTCTCAGACAGGTTCATAATGGTTTTCACAATTCGTTGGGGACTGGAAAATTTCTCACTTGGCTGTCTTTGTATCTCAACAGTATGTCTATGATGACATCAATTCATGCAGTAAAATTCAATCACATCAGACATCATAAATTCTGTCTTTCTGAAGAGGATTATGAAGGAAAATCTGCTTCAATGAAATGGTACGAAGCTATTTTGTATGGCCCGAAACACATGTTTCTCATTCATTGGATCACTTTTAAAAAAGCGAATAAAAATTATAGAAAGAATATGATTTTAGAATTAATTTCAATTTCAGTTTTTGTAATGATTGTCTTTTATTTTAGGATTAATTTTTTACTGTATCACATTGCAGTCATGTTTTTCGGAGAATTTTTAATGGCCTTTTTTGCAGTATGGACGGTTCATCATGACACTCATGAAAATCCGAATATTGCGAGAACACAACGCGGATTCTGGAAAAATAAATTGACATTCAGCATGTTTTATCATATGGAACACCACCTTTTTCCTGCTGTTCCCACCATAAAACTTCCAAAACTTGCAGAAAGGATTGATCAAGTTTTACCGGAACTGAATAAAAGACAAACATTTTAA
- a CDS encoding YqjF family protein, giving the protein MNFLKAEWRKLAIINYEINPETLIKYLPKGTELDFYQGKCYVSLVGFMFLNTKLLGLPILFHRNFEEVNLRFYVKKKEGNEWKRGVVFIKEIVPKPALSFVANSVYKENYKTMPMKNFINEKDGELLIKYSWKDKSWHSIEITAENERLKMETNAEFEFITEHYFGFTKKGNKTSEYEVCHPKWDYYFIKDYQLEIDFEKIYGKDFGFLNHQKPISIMLAEGSEIEVKTKKYLA; this is encoded by the coding sequence ATGAACTTTCTAAAAGCCGAATGGCGAAAACTAGCCATCATCAACTACGAGATAAACCCTGAAACCCTGATAAAATACCTCCCAAAAGGTACAGAACTCGATTTCTACCAGGGAAAATGCTATGTAAGCTTAGTGGGTTTTATGTTTTTAAATACTAAATTATTAGGACTTCCAATTCTTTTTCACCGAAATTTTGAAGAAGTAAATTTAAGATTTTATGTCAAGAAAAAAGAGGGCAACGAATGGAAACGGGGAGTGGTTTTCATCAAAGAAATTGTACCGAAGCCGGCTTTAAGTTTTGTAGCTAATTCTGTCTATAAAGAAAATTATAAAACAATGCCGATGAAAAATTTTATTAATGAAAAAGACGGAGAACTATTAATAAAATACTCTTGGAAAGATAAAAGCTGGCATTCAATTGAAATCACGGCAGAAAATGAACGGTTAAAAATGGAAACAAATGCAGAATTTGAATTCATCACGGAACATTATTTTGGCTTTACAAAAAAAGGAAATAAAACTTCTGAATATGAAGTCTGCCATCCGAAATGGGATTATTATTTCATCAAAGACTACCAGTTGGAAATTGATTTCGAAAAAATCTACGGAAAGGATTTCGGATTTTTAAATCATCAAAAACCAATCTCCATCATGCTTGCAGAAGGCTCTGAAATTGAAGTGAAAACAAAGAAATATTTAGCTTAA
- a CDS encoding TIGR01777 family oxidoreductase — MKIIIAAGTGFLGKNLEKYFTEKGNEVYILTRSPKRNNEMYWNAKTLGEWKNILENADILINLAGKSVDCRYTEKNKKEIYSSRIDSTKVLQQAIDDCRNKPKVWLNASSATIYVHSETQLNTEENGIIGDDFSMNICKSWEKEFFKAKTENLRKVALRTSIVLGNNGGAFPKLKMITKFGLGGKQGRGNQNVSWIHIDDFCKAIQFIIDHENISGKINITAPNPLSNKEFMMKLRKEMKAQFGLNAPVWQLEIASIFLKTETELLLKSRNVYPDKLMKSGFEFSYLEIDSAFKNLI, encoded by the coding sequence ATGAAAATAATCATCGCCGCCGGAACAGGATTTCTGGGAAAAAACCTGGAAAAATATTTTACAGAAAAAGGAAATGAGGTTTATATTTTAACCAGAAGTCCAAAACGAAATAATGAAATGTATTGGAATGCGAAAACATTAGGAGAATGGAAAAACATCCTTGAAAATGCAGATATTTTAATTAATCTTGCAGGAAAATCTGTTGACTGCAGGTACACAGAGAAAAATAAAAAGGAAATTTATTCCTCAAGAATCGACAGTACAAAAGTGCTTCAACAGGCTATTGATGACTGCAGGAATAAACCTAAAGTTTGGTTAAATGCAAGTTCCGCAACGATTTATGTGCATTCCGAAACACAATTAAATACAGAAGAAAACGGAATTATCGGAGACGATTTTTCAATGAATATTTGTAAAAGTTGGGAAAAAGAATTTTTTAAAGCAAAAACTGAAAATCTGCGAAAAGTAGCTTTACGAACTTCTATTGTTTTAGGTAATAACGGAGGCGCTTTTCCAAAATTAAAAATGATCACAAAATTCGGATTGGGAGGAAAGCAAGGACGCGGAAATCAGAATGTAAGCTGGATTCATATCGATGATTTTTGTAAAGCGATTCAATTTATTATTGATCATGAAAATATTTCAGGAAAAATCAATATTACGGCACCGAATCCTTTATCCAACAAAGAATTTATGATGAAATTAAGGAAAGAAATGAAAGCTCAATTTGGGTTGAATGCCCCCGTTTGGCAGTTGGAAATCGCATCAATTTTTTTAAAAACCGAAACCGAATTATTACTAAAAAGCAGAAATGTTTATCCTGATAAATTAATGAAAAGTGGTTTTGAATTTTCTTATCTGGAAATAGATTCTGCATTTAAAAATTTAATTTAA